The DNA region GCCCTCTATCGGGAAGAGCGCGAATAAACAACTCCTGCGTGCTGCTAGGCTTCAGGTCAGCAGGGGTCACCTCACATGACTTTGGTACATTACTAGGAGGAAATCTCAAGATTCTCAAAAATATTATTCTCCAGGTATTTCTTTAACTAAACCTTTAAAGTTTTGCCGCCAGTTGTGTTGGTTATTAATTTGCATGGCTTTTCAAGGACGGTGCAGAATTTACAAAGGTGTGGACCAAATCCTCCAAATCCATCATCTCGTATGAAAGTGGAAGGATATATTTTGAGAATTACAGGTGCTCCTACACCAGGTAGAGTACATTAGCTAGTCCTAGTTTTCCTGTCACCGATTATCGCAATAAAGTTACTCGTATTTACTTTTATATGCTGAAAAAAAGTTCCTAATGAATTGCAGCCTAACACCTCAACCACAGCTGTTGTATGAGATGCCAAAGCGATCCAAAGCTGAGAAGATTGAGGATTCCTTATTGTGCCAGTGTCCAATTGTAAGTCCTACATATTCTAACAAAACAGAATTAGAAAACAGCACAATTCTTAATGATAAGGGATAATGTGATACCACAGATCAATGTGctgttattatgtttattacaGGATAAAGCGCTCCCATGGGCCTTGGAGCAGAAACCCAGCCTTCTAGCCCTAACAGCTAATAACTGGTTGTATCACCTCTCAGCCGATACAGGACAAACACTGCACAGAGTTTACCTCTCATCTCATTTCAAGTTCAGGTAATCCTATAATATCAGCCACAGTTGAGTGCAATGTTTGCATGtccatgtttattttaaatcgaAATGTAGATCtattgtggcttagtggttattacgtttgcctcgcacctcagCGGTTGGTgtttcgattcccgcctctgctttgtgtgtgcagagtttgcattttctccctgtgcttccggggtttcctccgggtactccggtttcctcccgcagtccaaagacatatgttgtaggctgattagcactctaaattgtccatagtgtgtgattgtgccctgtgatgggttggcaccctgtccatggtgtcccccgtCTTGTTGCCAgagtcccctggaataggctcctggctcccctcaaccatgtgtaggataagtggtacagaaaatggatggatagatggaaaaGAAGTTAAGAATGAAATTTGGGAGAACCCTGGAACAAGACAAGAatctaaaacagaaaaaaatgtttgaaaagaaCCACAGGCAGGAAGTCATCTGAAGAAGGAAGTGTATGATGTCTGGTTGGAACAGATTTTTGGAAGAAGGGTGAAATGAAAGTTTGTCAGCAGTTATAAAGGCAAAGAGTGGGTATGCAAGGGGATCTTTatataacattcatgaaatataaGTGCTTGAGCCGATATAATTTTCTTTTCcactaataatattaacatatagCGTTTAACCATTTGGTTACTTGTGATAATAAATGGAAAATGGTGATCTACCACACTGTCTTGTtagtaaaatacatttaaaaaaaacccattccTTTGTCTTCCCTCCTGTTTATTTTATCATAAGGATGTGTAAACTTAAGCACTTGACTGAACAACAGCAAATATGTTCTGTAATGAGGAACTGAGTAagagttttgggtgttttagcCAAGTTGTGGTGTTGTGAAGTGACTGTTTTTCAGAAATAGTTTTTATTACCTtttctttgtgcttttgtgtgtgtgtgtgtgtgtgtgtgtgtgtctttcagcTTTTGAAACAATAGTTTGAGTAGTACTAATctgcagggttgggagggttactttaaaaatgtattccgtttcagttacaaattacttcataaaaatgtcatcagtaacgtaatgcaagtatcacaatatgaaagtaaagtaatctGATTATCTTTGGATAACTTCAAGGTCAcgtgtgtaaataaagtcaagaaaaaagcaatatgatctaaaagacttttatttagagcttaaaagcatgtttggtttttggatttgttttaataaaatgaataaataaaagatgtccCTGATGCGGATaatattacatcacaaaagcatttcagagaacaatttgtgttcatttctactaaattaactttgtgcaaaatgtatttgctcatgcaccaggaggttgctcatgtgagccacaactggcgagagagaaccagaactataatcaagcaactgtctatattgttttatgtcaaaagattaatttctttggttttaaatggaagaaatgtaatcctgatagtattccatttttttacaaaatgtacctgtaatctgattattttgttttttttacataactaTAACGGATTACGGTTACccgttttttgtatcctgattacgtaacgccgttacatgtaCTCTGTTACTCGCCAAGCCTGCTAATGTGCCGCTACCTTGACAGATCGCTGGGATGGGATGTCTCTCAGGAAACATTTTATGTCAAAACAATTCAGCATAAACAGACACCACTAGCACGACAGGTGAGACAGTTCAGAGAttttctttaaattaatttgatttttattctgcatatgatgcttttttatatacaaatgcttgctcgctctctctctctctctctctaaggcTGGTGTTGAGAACAACGTCCTCATGCATTTAGCCATATTCAAAGTCTTTCCTCTTGATGTTATTGGACTGCTGGAGATCAACAAAAAAGCAAactagattttattttataaccatAATTTTTTTCAGTGAGTAAAGGTATGTCTTGAATTTTATTGATGCAGTATTTTGCTTCATTTTTAGGTCTTTGGTAAATCCGTTGTTGATGTTCTCCTGTCTCAAGGAGTGTTGGCTGTGTCACACAGCTCAAAATGTGTAAAGCTTTACAGCTTTGAATACATTGTGAAAAAGGtaaagtgttttatattaagatATTGTCACAAAATGGAAATGTACTAAAATGTTGTAGTTTTTGCTGTAGTCATCTAGTTGTTTACAGTTTAATAGATTTTTACATGCCTTATCGTACTGGGATGGCATtcttattgtaaatatttgttcCAGTTCAGGACCAAGAAGTTGGTACTGGGGCAGGAGTGTGATTTGTATGGTGCTAGGGGAATAGTGGGAGACACTCCCTACGGCATTCCAATCAACATTCACATTAAGGGTTGGTGATCACTATCTATTACCACCTAAGGCCTCTGTGGTAGCATAATGTCTGAGAAAACCGTATTCTTGtacaatattttaaacaatgtgTCCTACTTTTTTTGACATACCAAAGatatttgctcatttttatagGGCAGGCTGGTGGTTGTGTTACTCCATGAGCAGTAGCCCATTTAGTTAAAATAGATACGTCATTTCAGAGTGTCCTCCTGCACTGTTCGAGATGTCATACTTGGATAATGGGATCCAGATTGGAGGCCACCCATGGCATTACATCTACACACCTAACCATAAGAGACACAGAGGGACACACCACATCTGCTCAATCAGAGATGGTGCCTTGGTAATATACATGCAGTGTATTAGTAATGAATCAATTTCCAGAATTATCTATccaatatatatacaatatatatccacattatatattataaaaacacTGTGGGAAAATCAGTATTGCTGATAGAAACAGTGATTAGGATGAGTCAAGTCCAGAGTTATTGCCAACCttcaaaaaaatgcacaaaaaagaCTGTATAAAGTAAACCTAATTCTAGTTTGAATACCAGCAGTGTTATAGCGATTCGTGGACCGGAGACAGTGGagaaaattggccatgctctttTCCATTCACAGCAACACTatccaatcatgggcatctgtgcactcatgtatgcagaagagggcagttTATGCTTTTCTCTGAATGCCTTATGCTGCCCTGTGGCACAACATGATCAGCAGCTCGAAAAAAAattggttggctggcttcatgtgtctcagaggaaacaCGTGTTGGCCATCACTCTCCCCGGTTGGTAGTGTTGTGTGATGAGGGAGAGCTGTCTTctgggtgtctgccaaatttgGGAGAACATTTGGTAAAGCCCCCCCAAGAAAAGGAATCTAAATTTAACTTAACCTGTTGAAGAAACTActttcatttccatttacagAAATCCTACTTAAACCTCTGACTATAAACATATTTTGCAAAGTAATAGACTCCCCacacaatatttaaaataaaaaaatattaaaaatgtgatgCTTTTTAGTTGGTCTGTCTCCAGAAACTTTGGTCTTGTTAATTTTTGACCAAATATGAGCATGTGCACATATATATTTCTTGTCCATTATCATGGAGAAAATCAAACAGATCCCCAGCATGGTGAGGAGGACAGTATGGGGGCAGAGAACATCCCACAACTTACACTTGGAGTTGCTTAATTTAGTTgattcttggtttttttttaatgtcacctCTATAAAAACAAGCTGTTTTAGGACTGTATGAAAGAGGTTCTTCCTGGAAGCAAACCACAAAATGCAGAGCCTGAACCTCAAGCATCATTGGAGCTACAATTTTAATCATGTGCTGTAGTTAAATGAGATCTTTTTGGCCAAGCACTCCATCTGTATTTCTGCTGTAAAGTGGAAACTGCATACAAGTACCTAAACCCATTGTAACATACTGTATGGTGGTGGATCATTTATGTGGAGGCTCATGTGAAGATTGACGCCATCATGAATGCTACTATGTACAAACATATTGTAGCCCAAATACCTGGTGGACTCATAATTAGCGTTTTCTCATTCGTTGGATTTAAAGCCTGTTGAAAACCCATTGTCTAAGTCAAAGGGTTTACATGCACAAAACTAAGAATATAGAGAAGGTTAAAATGTTCAAGTATCAAAGATAGCCCTACAAGTTTCTCAAAACTTACAGGAAGAGACTGGTGCTTCAGTAAATATTAATTGTTGTGGAGCTAATCATTTTGAAACAAATGGTTTGCAGAAAAAATGCACTACttacttttatattaaaaaaacattttatattaaaaaataaatcaataaataaagctaTACAGCATCCtcacattattcatttttataaagggtgccaataattctggagatgGCTGGACATTTAAACTCTGGTACATGGTTCATCTTTTATTCCCACTAATGAGAGTTACTTTAACACACTTAAGTGTTTGAATACTTGAATATGTAAAATGGTTGAGCATCATTTTACAGCACCATGAGTAAGAATAAAGTTCATAGGCTTTGGAGCATGACTAGCAGTGTTTAGCAGGTGTGTTTTATGATCATTTTGGAAAACTGTTTTTAAACAGcttatactgtaaatatgcaTTCTTAACCAAGTGTATGCTAAGTTTCTAAGTCGATACTCTATTGACCTGCATTCGCCTAAAAAGGCTAAGAATGGTGTGCAGGATATGAAGTGTGACTCACTGGAGGCAGATTGGATCTTCTTCCACCCGGATGACTCGGGCAGGATCATCCATGCTGGGCCCAGTACCATAAAGTGAGGCTGTCGATACATTTTTGAGGacattcttaataaataaagtcaacaAGAAGAGAACTGGATTTAGTAGTTAATCTGGTTTATTGTGATGTTTTCTCTGTAGTGTTCTGAAAATCAAAGcagaaaaagaatttcattcaGAGTATGAGGTGGTCCGTGACTTCTCTATTATGGCATCCCGAGAAAATAGCGTACGTCTgtttaaaaagttttgtttatatttgttttgttacatGCAATTTGTGGTAATCAACTAAATCACAGTTTCTCACAGTGGTGATAGAAGCTTTAAATTCCACTTTTTCCAATGAGTGTTAATGacttttcaaataaatgttGTTCATATCTGACTACAGGCCTCCTCCCAAGTGACAGTGACCTCCTCTGGACGAacagtgaagaaaagaattcagCAGCTGGAAGATGATCCTGAGCAGGAGGTACGTTAGTATGTAGTAACACACTCCTTACGCCCTGACGTATACATGTAAGCAAGAAAGAAACCTCCTAGCTAATGTCATTTTAAGAACTCTTCCCTAACCGAATGGATGACAGGAAAAGTACTTTATTCTTCTTAATTCCAGTTGAAAAGTGTGTGTCGTTTTTATCAGCAAGAATTGATTAGGTAGGGGGGTTGGCCTGAGCAAGATAACAAGGTGATTTGGTCCTTAGGTGCATCAGCCATTATCAGTTGTCcagatttaattaaataatccaTACAGGAGTTAACCTTTGTGGAATAATTGTGCgggtttaaaatgaatattgagagaattacaaaaaaaaaaacttttaaaatatgGTTATAAACATATAGGATTTCCCCCTAACCCctcatatatataaattattattaataatattattgtaGTTGTTGGATTTTTTGCGTTGATGTTTGTAGACATTTAAGATGGTTAAATATGAAGACGAGCTGGACCTGCTAGCCATTGTGGATGTCAGTCACACAGAAGATGCGGGACAAGCCAGTGTTCGCCTCCACCACAATAAAAGTGGAgcattactgaaaaaaattgcCCTTCAGGAACCATGGGATGTGGTAGGTATTACACAGTACTCTCACACCCCCCAGCCACTCTACCCCTTACCCAGAGTATTATTTACAACTAAGTACCTTTCTGTCTTACAGACCTACAGTCATGAAGTCTACTTCGACAGGGACACGATTATTCACATTGAACAAGAGAGGAACAACGGCTACTGCTGCCATGTTTACAAGATAAAACGAAGGACGAACTGATGACCCTGTGAACACGTGAAATCGGAAACAACACACAGCTCGTATATTCAAATGACCAGCTAGAAATATTTCAACTACGATATTACTTAggcttttggggttttttttaatctttcatggATTTTCCACAGACTCAGTGTGTCGAATAAAAGTAAAGTTTGTGGTGATGTCACTTTAAAAAGTCACGCAGTAGTTGAGTCGCGGTGACGTCACTGTATTTGCCGTTAACTGTTCGTTAATAATAAAGTTTGTTTAGAAACCAGATGTCCGTGTACTCGTTATGTAATTGCAAGTTATGTGTTATTATGCCACTGTCCGTTGCGTAATAGCGGTGGATGTGGCAAGTTACAGAACGGTGagtgaggagaagaagaaagaaaagctgaGAGCACTTCACATTCCACACTGCTTCAACTAGGAGTCTTTCCGTGTAAAAACCCCACACCACAGATATGGAGAACCACAGGCCATTCCTTGTGTTGCTGTTCTTCGCCTTTGCACTCGGTTTTATCGCGGTTGTGTTCGTCCTGAGATGGGTTTTACATTTCAGAGAGGGTTTAGCCTGGGATGGAGGAGCTAAAGAATTCAACTGGCATCCTCTTTTGGCTGTGACtggttttattttccttcaaGGAATCGGTAAGAAGTCTGTTTATTACTTGCTTAGATTGTTTGCAGTGGTTACAGTGTTGTATTAATGTACAGTGTGCAGTTCTGTgcggtttttaaaaaagtattttataaagttaaattaaaaatcagaaGCTGTAGTAGGCTATGCAACCCAGGTCACGTGATTTGTCGAGGAGCTCGTGCGCAGTAAACTAgcattaaatgtatatttttaatttcctCAAAGTTTGTTTTTCGATGGACTTGATTAGCAATTAAGCAGTCTCAGTGGGGAAAATGCTACCAGCGTATAGTTATCCCATACTTCTAGAGTTTGGGCGCTGGTAAAACTTATGCAGTAGtaatgtgtcgttcatgaacgattcgttctTTTTGAACggatctttaatatgactcaacGAGTCACAGCAACAGCCACAACAACGAGGAAAAACGAGTCGTCTCAGAGAGTGAGTCGTTCATTTTTGACTGCGCatgcgctgcaacatccccataggttctgtacaggaaacagcaatgattagttcacctctcaaGTCTTAGGGTTTGAGTTGTTTGTTCTTCCGGTGACCACCACATAAGCAATGCACCATGCagtaccggaaacagaaattattagttcacctctcgagtcttcattttcgagtcgttcgttcttccgcataggcaatgcaccatgcagtACCAGAAAcgggatgaacgaacgactcggaACCGAAGTCTCAAGagctgaactaatcatttctgtttctggggaacagacgtgacaaacgTGATGTGACAAAAGAACGAACGACTCGGATccggaggtgaggtgaactaacagactgcaaaGCCTGAAGACCTaagctaagctattaattaatcatttatgtttctcataattcagcCTTGGCTgtattagcctatagtttatttaatagtttattaagtactagatgtgttggggaatttaacatgtaactttttaatgacattctgctgaaatgaacgaaatgactcgaaaaaagattcgttcattttcctGAACAAGATTAAAAAATCCACATCAATAAAACGATCAGAACTTCCTATCATTATTCTGCAGTGAGAGACACAAAGCCACAGCCCATGTTTGTTCTGCTTCTGCACAAACACTCTGCAGCTCTAGTCTAGAGCAGTTTTCACCAACCCTTTTCCTGgtgatctaccttcctgcaggtttcatctccaaccaaaatccaacacacctgttttaggtgatcaagaacttcttaaggcaatgattagatggccATATGGGCACGATTATGCTTGGAgccaaagtcttcaggaaggtagatctccaaggaacagggttggtgaccactgatctagtGGATCTGAATAACCTGTCTAACCAACAGTgactcagttttgtttttttttaacttctttttattccattttatcaAGTGCAGCTGTACAGTACAATTAGTAATTCAGCGATATAGCATAGGTATACGTCTTACAGGGCAGTCCATGGCTTCCAATATCCTCTCAGTGTCCACACATATTTCCCCCTCATTGGACAAAATGGTAAGTAAGGGGTTACAACCACCAATAcagtaaatagataaaaaatcaataaatcaatcaaaaaagacaaaaatagaggcacagtaataatgaataaacaatGTTAATGCATGAATAACATCAAGATGGCATTCAGATTTAGATAACAAAGAGAATCTGCTCTGACTCCTACAACATACTGTATCACATGAGAAAATATGAGATGATCAGGGCCcatttaattgaaaatatttctgtttttagttgTATTTTTGCGGTTATATATTCCATGTAATAAACATCCTTCACCCTTTCCCTCAATTGTGATATCGTGGGGGGCTACGGCTTCAGCCAGGCGACTGTAATCATCTTCTTAGCTATTAAGAGCAAGACTCTCAGTAAGAATGTCATATTATTGTTCTCCACCTCCTATGGAAGTAATCCCAATAAATAACAAGATGGTTCTAAAGGCAgttctatatgtaaacattttttaatttcattttgtatGCTTTGCCAATATTCTGTTAATTTTGGACAGTCAAAGAATATGTATGTATGGTCTCCCACCAGGCCGTAGCCCTTCCAACATTGATCTGATTTGTCTCTaaattttgaggtaataagGGGCGTTCTGAAAAATCTCATCTTGACTTTCCATTCAAATTCCCTCCAAATGGGGCTGTTCGTTATTTTGTGTCCCTCTCCGCAAGATAGTGCCCATTTTTCATCTGGAATGATGGTATTCATCTCCAGTTCCCATTTGTCCTTAATGTCCAAACTGTCATCCTTTAGTTCTTCTTGTAAGATCTTATATATGTGTGATATGATTTCCTTTTTAATGGTTCTtttgattattaaaataaaaaaacattctatatTGGATGGCGAAGTGCATAGTTTATCCCattctttgtgtgtctgtaagtAATGCCTTAGCTGCagttatctaaaaaaaatcatgggctggcaaattatatttatgttggAGCTGTTCAAATGACAATAGGACTCCTCCCTCAAATAACTGATCTAACATAGACCATTTTCTTCCCATTTTTTGAGTGACTCAGTTTTAAccaaaagtttgtttgtttttttattcatacatCTTCAGTGAGTGCTTTATCCTAGTCATGGTTGTGGTGAATCTGGAACTTATCCCTGAAACAGTGGGTACATGGTGGAAAtccaccctggatgggatgccagtctattgcaggacaccatgcaGACACTTGTTCACACCTAGGGGACTTTTAGCGTAACCGATCCTCCTACTAACATGTTATTGAAAGGTCAGAGGAAAtcagaaaacccagaggaaacccccatgaACTCTGGGAGATCAtgtgaaactctacacagaTATTAATGAGAGTTTAAGATTGAACCATTGGCTCAGGAGCTGTGATCCAGCAAGACTACCCTCTGCACCACTGTACCAAATCCTGATGAGCTGTTATCAAACAAATAGATAggtcaaataaatatatttactcaaCTATATGAGCAAAAGTGCTGCAGAAAGATTTAATAAAGAATTGCTTTGTGTCATGGGAAAGTTAAGTGTTAATAATCGTGCACAAAATTAAGAGACTGTTTCCCCCCCTCTTCAGCAATTGTTGTGTACAGACTTCCATGGACTTGGAAGTGCAGTAAGTTGATGATGAAGTTCATTCATGCTGGCCTGAATGTGCTGGCCTTCATCCTGGCTGTCATTTCTCTGGTAGCAGTGTTTGACTTCCACAACGTGCAGAATATCCCCAATATGTACAGCTTGCATAGCTGGGTGGGATTAGCCGCAGTCATTCTCTTCTCACTGCAGGTAACgttcttatgtttttgtttgtttggtggtttgtttgttttttcagataATTAAGTTCTgcagtcaaacacacacacacacacgtatgtacaTGTGCATTGTAGCAAAAATTGGGGTTTTTATTCATGATCCATTCTGTGTAATTGAACAGATTGTGCTAGGAGTTTGCATCTTCCTCCTGCCTGTAAGCCCAGGATATGTGCGAGCTGCATTTATGCCTATACATGTATTTAGTGGTCTGTTCATCTTTACCACTGTGATTGCTACTGCACTCATGGGCATCACTGAAAAGCTCATATTTGGCCTGTAAGTATGCTTACATAATCATACTTTACCCTGCATTGTGTATGGAAAATTAGAGGTTATTTATCTGCTAAGGAGGTAAATAGAGAAACTGCTACATCATGCATGCAGGTCACCTCAAACGTGTAATTACTGATATCCCTCGGTTTGTGTCCTGCTTGTTTGAACAAACCCACAGTGGTCACACGTAAAAGTGGCAGTCCTACATGAAATGGCATCTTGAATAGTAGTACTTTCAATTTAGTACGTAACAATAATGCAGAAAAATTGCACTTTTTCATTATCAAACATCAAATAACTGAATGTTATGTTTTGCAATCATACACAGGAAAGATCCAAAATACAAAGATTCTCCTCCAGAGGCCACATTTGTTAATGTGCTTGGATTGCTGATAACTGTGTTTGGGGCACTCATACTGTGGATCGCCACTCGGGCCTCCTGGAAGAGACCAAGTGAGCAGCTCCTGCACACCCTGCACAGCAACGAACCAGCATCAGTTGGCACCAAAACAGACACAGCAATATCTGAGAGACCTGACCCAGAGCCTAACAGTGAGGCCCGCAGAAGAAATGGCAAACCAGAGGAGTAAGGACTAGTGTAAGAGAAGAATATCTGCTATGTTTATCATTCCAGAGCAGGCAAAACAGctcatagaaataaaaaatccagtatctcaaaatattagaataaagaatttataatacaaaaatgtcgaccttctgaaaagtatgttaatttatgcactcagtgCTTGGTTAaggctccttttgcatgaattactgaatcaatgtggcgtggcatggaggcaatcagcctgtggcactgctgaggtgttctggaagcccaggttgctttgatagcggctttcagctcatctgtattgttgggtctggtgtctctcataaattctctatggggttcaggtcaggcgagacggctggccaatcaagcacggtaataccatggtcagaaaaccagttactaatagttttggcactgtgggcaggtgcaaaTCCTGCTggaaaggaaatcagcatctccataaagcttgtcagcagatggaagcatgaagtgctctaaaatctcctggtagacgctgcattaaCTCtggacttgagaaaacacagtggaccaacaccagcagatgacatgacaccccaaatcatcactgactgtggaaacttcacactggacttcaaggaacttggattctgtgcctctccgctcttcctccagactctgggaccttgatttcctaATTAAgggcaaaatttactttcatctgaaaagaggactgtAGACTACTGAGCAGTGGtccagttttttttctccttagccCAGATAAGACGCTTCTGATGTTGTCTCTGGTTCAGGAGTGACATGACACTAGGAATGTGACACTGTGACATTTCTTtattatgaattctttattctaaaattttgagatactggatttttgatttccatgagtgGTAAGCCTTAATCAtcaagatttaaacaa from Ictalurus furcatus strain D&B chromosome 6, Billie_1.0, whole genome shotgun sequence includes:
- the dcaf17 gene encoding LOW QUALITY PROTEIN: DDB1- and CUL4-associated factor 17 (The sequence of the model RefSeq protein was modified relative to this genomic sequence to represent the inferred CDS: deleted 1 base in 1 codon), coding for MDLNSVNGLYILLHVFGAVSCRAPSIGKSANKQLLRAARLQDGAEFTKVWTKSSKSIISYESGRIYFENYRCSYTSLTPQPQLLYEMPKRSKAEKIEDSLLCQCPIDKALPWALEQKPSLLALTANNWLYHLSADTGQTLHRVYLSSHFKFRSLGWDVSQETFYVKTIQHKQTPLARQAGVENNVLMHLAIFKVFPLDVIGLLEINKKVFGKSVVDVLLSQGVLAVSHSSKCVKLYSFEYIVKKFRTKKLVLGQECDLYGARGIVGDTPYGIPINIHIKECPPALFEMSYLDNGIQIGGHPWHYIYTPNHKRHRGTHHICSIRDGALAKNGVQDMKCDSLEADWIFFHPDDSGRIIHAGPSTINVLKIKAEKEFHSEYEVVRDFSIMASRENSASSQVTVTSSGRTVKKRIQQLEDDPEQETFKMVKYEDELDLLAIVDVSHTEDAGQASVRLHHNKSGALLKKIALQEPWDVTYSHEVYFDRDTIIHIEQERNNGYCCHVYKINEGRTDDPVNT
- the LOC128608868 gene encoding plasma membrane ascorbate-dependent reductase CYBRD1, which codes for MENHRPFLVLLFFAFALGFIAVVFVLRWVLHFREGLAWDGGAKEFNWHPLLAVTGFIFLQGIAIVVYRLPWTWKCSKLMMKFIHAGLNVLAFILAVISLVAVFDFHNVQNIPNMYSLHSWVGLAAVILFSLQIVLGVCIFLLPVSPGYVRAAFMPIHVFSGLFIFTTVIATALMGITEKLIFGLKDPKYKDSPPEATFVNVLGLLITVFGALILWIATRASWKRPSEQLLHTLHSNEPASVGTKTDTAISERPDPEPNSEARRRNGKPEE